Part of the Ictalurus furcatus strain D&B chromosome 10, Billie_1.0, whole genome shotgun sequence genome, TGCGCCTTTTCCAGCCATGCTGGACTAGATTTCCATTTCGCAGGCATTGCTTCATCTTCACCACAACATCAAGCTGAGGCACAGGAGCACACCTGCACAACAATCTTCAATGGAAGGTTGTTACATCATGGccattttcaaggttttccattACTTCCATTTCAAAAACGCCAAATTCAAGTACTTGAATACTTCCCCCCCACTTCCAAAATgattcccccctcccccaaaatGATTTCCCCCTCCCCACTTCCAAAAtgacccccctcccccaaaatgatttccccctccccccacttAAAAAATGACCCCCCACTTCCAGAAtgattcccccctccccccacttcCAAAATGATTCCCCCCCACTTCCAAAATGATTTCCCCCTCCCCCACTTCCAAAATGACCCCCCCACTGCCAAAATGATTCCCCCCTCCCCACTTCCAAAATGACCCCCCCCCACTTCCAAAATGATTCCCCTCTCCCCCACTTCCAAAATGACCCCCCACTTCCAAAATgattcccccctcccccacttCCAAAATGACCCCCCCACTTCCAAAATGATTTCCCCATCCCCCCACTTCCAAAATGACCCCCCCACTTCCAAAATGATTTCCCCATCCCCCCACTTCCAAAATGATTTCCCCATCCCCCCACTTCCAAAATGATTTCCCCATCCCCCCACTTCCAAAATGACTCCCCTCTCCCCCACTTCCAAAATGATTCCCCCTCCCCACTTCCAAAATgattcccccctcccccacttCCAAAATGATTCCCCTCCCCCCACTTCCAAAATGATTTCCCCCTCCCCCACTTCCAAAATGACCCCCCACTGCCAAAATGATTCCCCCCTCCCCACTTCCAAAATGATTCCCCCCACTTCCAAAATGACCCCCCCACTTCCAAAATGATTCCCCTCTCCCCCACTTCCAAAATGACCCCCCACTTCCAAAATgattcccccctcccccacttCCAAAATGACCCCCCCACTTCCAAAATGATTTCCCCATCCCCCCACTTCCAAAATGACCCCCCCACTTCCAAAATGATTTCCCCATCCCCCCACTTCCAAAATgattcccccctcccccacttCCAAAATGATTCCCCTCCCCCCACTTCCAAAATGATTCCCCTCCCCCCACTTCCAAAATGATTTCCCCATCCCCCCACTTCCAAAAtgacccccccatccccccacttccaaaatgacccccctccccccacttccaaaatgattcccccctcccccacttCCAAAATGATTCCCCTCCCCCCACTTCCAAAATGATTCCCCTCCCCCCACTTCCAAAAtgacccccccatccccccacttccaaaatgacccccccctccccccacttccaaaatgaccccccctccccccacttcCAAAATGACCCCCCCCCTTACAATTCCAATCTTTACGATTTGTGACAGATCCGATATCTGAGCCACCATCTATTGCTGGTATCGGCCCTAAGCGTCGGATCTGTGCCCTGTCTACCTTTTAGTAATTAATATTCCGCCTCGTACTCACCTTCACGGCAACCTCTAATTTTTCAAAGTTGCCTTTGTAGCAGGTCTGAAGCAGATTTTCAATCACTTTGGGTGGAACCACCTAAAATCAAAATCCAATCATGTTTTCAAAAGAGCTCCGCACATCCAGTTAATCAGAAAACATACAAGGCAGACGTGGTGTTACACGAGGGCTCACCCCTGCGATCTCTATGACGAGGCTCTCCGTGATCTCTTTCTCCGCGCCGAACCTGGCCGTGCTCTGCAGGAGCGTTATAGCTTTCCGGAGATCTCCCTCCGACACTTTGACCAGCGCGTCAATCCCCTGCGAGAGGACACACAGGACGTCACGCTCATATCCACACGCAGATGAAGCTTCCTCACAAGAATTCCAAACACTTCagatttttaaatgttgacCTCTTTGCTGTATTTGAGATTCTCCTTCGCACAGATTTCCAGCAGACGCTCCTGCTGGACCTCGTTGGTGAGGGGTTTGAAGCGGAATTTGGAGCAGCGGGACGTCAAAGGCTCAATGATTCTGCAACAAGAAATCCCAGTAGGAAATAAGAGCATCTGCGTACTGGTGGTTTTattacgtttttgttttttgtatagAGGTGGAGACGGTATGAAACATTCACAGGAGAACCGTACAACCAAAGAGCATTGTCAGAAAGAATTCCACTGTTTAATCTGCGTTCAATGGCCCGTGTATCATGTGACAAAGAAAAAGGAATGCAGTAATCTATTGGCATAAATCTTTCAAAacgttttatatttgtttttaaatttgttttcagTGAATAAGACTGGCTTCATGATATCAGAGCTTAGATCTTCTGAGGTGTTCAGTCCGAATATAATCTGTGCTTAGATCTTCTGAGGTGTTCAGTCCGAATATAATCTGTGCTTAGATCTTCTGAGGTGTTCAGTCCTAATGATATCAGAGCTCAGATCTTCTGAGGTGTTCAGTCCTAATGACATCAGAGCTCAGATCTTCTGAGGGCTTCAGTCTTAATAATATAAAAGCCAGGATTTTCATGATTTGTTTagcgtctcagggagtttttcctcaccaccgtcgcctcaggcttgctcattagggataaattcatacatttaaaatctatatcctgaacgTATATaattctgtagagctgctttgggacaacgtccgttgttaaaagcgctatacaaataaaactggacTGAACTGAATTCCGGGGTGTTTAATCCTAATAATATCAGCGGTGTTTAGTCAGTCTGACCTGCTGACGTAGTTACAGATGAGGCAGAAGCGGGTCGTGCGTGACTCCTTCTCCATGGTGCGTCTGAGCGCGGCCTGGGCCGCACCGGTCATAGAATCCGCCTCGTCCAGAATTATGATTTTAAACGGAGGACATGATTTCCCACTGGAACAAGGACAGCACGGTGTTAAGCCaacacacacaatgcaaaaaagagaaaagatttataaataaataaataaataaaatggtttcTGGACAGTCCAGAATAAACATCTAAACAGAACTCACTCTGTCCGCGTACCAGCCACCGTGAGCTGAGCAAAATTCTTCACTTTCTCCCGGATCACCTGAATCCCTCTCTCATCCGAGGCGTTCAGCTCCAGCACTCTCTGTCGGTAAAGCTCTGGACTGGAGGCGAGAAACGTAACAGACGTGGGATTATTACCAATTGACTGGCTTCCCAGTCTGAAGGATGCACATACTTCCATTCACCTTTACATATTACTAGATTAGTGTGCAACAGAGGAAACTCAGCTACAGCGTTGGAGTTTCTTACGACTAAAATGAAGAAAGATTGTGTGCTTTTACCCATAAAGCTCTCTGGCAGCAGCAAGAATAGTGGAAGTCTTTCCTGTTCCAGGTGGGCCATAAAACAGAAGATTTGGGAGCTATAAGGAGAAAAGAGCATCTCTTTTACtcgacatttaaaaacaaccctTGTTGTATACCTCGTGGTAGTTTATACACTACACAGTAGGCTTGAAAACACTCACATCAGCGCCCTCTAGCGATTTCTTCAAAACTGCAACGACCTCCTCTTGAAAGGCGACTTCATCCACGCACTTAGGTCTGCTgtttaaagggggggggggggggtaataatgtgtgatgtgtgtaacaTCCATGATGTGCATGATCTTATTGATTCGATTGCCAGCTCATCGCTTCTCAATCTTTACCAATATTAACCTTTAAATACCGAGATCACAGAGTCCTGCCATAAATGGGagagctttaaaataaataaaataataataatctattacCCGTCTGTGTTAAACCGCATAAAACTATTACACACGCATGCAGAGACACAAATAATGAAAGGCAGATTGACACCTTGGTGTGAATTGCTTGGTGTGAAGTGCAGAACAGCAGTCTGCTTTTTAAAAACGTATCAGTAGTGTCAGGTACAGTTTGTGTCGTTCTGTAAGGAAATTAGTTGGTACGGTTTTTTATTGAGCGTCTTGGAGAACCTGCCGCAGAACTTCTGCATTACTGAGACAGTTCGAAACCAGAAGTCGCATCAACTAAACATCCATCGGATATAAAATCTGTACTGAAGAAAAGGGTGAAATAAACTTACACAATACTATATTTTCCATGACTAATCTCAAAAAGGGGttggggcacggtggcttagtagttagaacgtttcctcgcacctctggggttgtgggttcgaatcccgcttCCGCACCCGTGTGTGCGTGGAGTCTACATGTTCTCcgcgtgcttcaggggttttctccaggtactctggtttcctcctctagtccaaagacatgcgtcgtAGACtgatctctaaattgtccgtggtgtatgtgattgtgccctgcgatgggttcgCACCCcgggctccccacgaccctgtgtaggataagcggtatggaaaatggatagatggatggatctcAAAAAAGGTTTCAGATTAGTAGTTTGATAAATCGTGTTGAATCACTGCAGGCCAAGCTTGAACACTGACACATCACAGCTTCACCGAGTTTGTTTTAATACATGTTTCAATATTGTGCTATAaacatttatctatctatcggtCTATCAGACATTCACAGAGATGTATTCCTCTTAATATCATGCAAATCAGGTAGTCAACAATTATTAGCAAATTAAAATAGCCTTGCTGCAACCTTCAGAGAAGATGACTCGTGATTCTtttttggatgcatgtaaataataataagattaagatgacgaagaagaagatgatgatgatgaagaggaagaagaggagagtAACTGAGCTTGATGAAACCAGATCCTGAATGGGATACTAAATATAAATCAAGGTTCTTACAGGTAATTGACATAGATCTAAACCCTCAGACTTCACATGGATCATTAAGAAAGCTGTGCACATCTGCAGAGATACAGGAACGAGGATGATCATTAAAAACCTACATCACTCCATCAGAGCCAGTTTAAGTGATGTGGTGTTCTCTTACTATTTCTCCACCCATGGCACTGGTTTCTGTCGCTTATTCTCTCCACTGCTCGAAGCTGTAGCTTTGTCCTTCTGCGGTTTAACACCTTGTGTAGATCCTTTCAGAAAAGCCTGCATGTTTTTCTCCTGGACtggacaaaaaacaacaacaaccccaacaacaaTATCATTTACAAGCCACCTTCTGCGTTAACCAGATCACACCAACATGGCTTGCTACTAATCTCAGCGCTAAACTAgtctgtcattattattattttcacgGTTTTTTACTGTGTCGCAGAGACTAAATAAGACTCGCATATGCAGGAATGCAAATATAACAAAGCTTCATTACCTTTAACATCCAATTTGATCGAGCGTTTAAACTGAAAACAACTCCAAAAGTGAAACGCGCAAGATTCCCGCCAGGCGCACAATCAATGACGACACGTCCGACGTCATTTTGGCGGCGACCGCTTTCAGGAAGTGTTTACAGATATTCATTTTCTCTCGCGCCCGTATTCGACATGACAGCAGTTTTTATCAATACGGGTGGTGATTTGTGCACATTTTACTGATGTTATTACTTAAATTCAGCCAACCAgaactgaatatttatttctcaatacagataatgatatatatatatatatatatatatatatatatatatatatatatatatataaaaaacactgTTCAAATATATATCAAGTGCATATTTTCATACTTTTATGGATAAAATGTCACTTAAGACTCCATGGAGCTCCTCGCTTTGTGGAACAGGTTCAGGGCGTCTTAGTTccggtgaagggaaattataatgctacaacGTATTTTGGATAAAATAGCAAAAggatttatgtaaatattacatattgtggaattgtgaaaattatgaagagaatttgtttttaaaataataatctaaaaaCGGACAATCGGATCGAAACCTTTTGAAAGCAGGCATCGTATTGGTGCGGGGTAGCGTTGCtttttcacagctccagggtccttggTTCAATCCTGATGTTGGGTTACTGCCAGTCTGGAGTTTAGCATGGtctcactgtgtctgtgtgagtttcccCTGgggtctctggtttcctcccataaacatgccagtaggtggattggctgatTAGTTAAATCAGGTGTGTCGGGAGCtggtaaaacaaacaataacattaaaatgtgcAGGGCAaggggttgggaacctgtgggCTAAGAATTgcatattaaaggtgtgaatgtgCGTGCATggagccctgtgatggactacACTCTCCTGTCCAGGATGCATTCCCACATCATGACCAGTAtttccaggataggctctggatccaccatgaagCCTGccaagataaagtggttactgaagataagaAATAGTAAAATGTTTGCTCATGGGGTCTGGACTGAATGTGTAATatgtataaactatatataacaTGTATATACCATAACacttgggcgcacggtggcttagtggttagcctcacacctccagggttgcggGTTCGATTGCAACTCCTACCCTGTGCATACACGGTAGGCTGATCCAAaaggcatttccaaagtgtccgtagtgtacgaatgggtgtgtgaatgtgtatgtgattgtgccctgcgatggattgtcaccctgtccagggtgtaccccgccttgtgggataggctccaggttccctgcgaccctgtaggataagcggtatagaaaaggaatagatggatggaccacaacactgttgaattcttaacAGTGAACACCCCTACCCCCCtgccaaaaacaaaaatgtttaaccCAAGTCATCACTCATATATGTTGTTGATtaataactctgcttcatcacaccatcctgtcatTGATcatgttcctataacagcacgccagCACAGTCTTTTATCTAGGTATATTATTTGGTTCTTTGgtatatccatctatccatcccttTTCCATACCTTATgtagcttatcctacacagggtcgtgtcggagcctatcccagggaactcgggcacAATACGGGGACACCAACCggtctggacggggtgccaacccgtctcgcagggcacaatcgcgcacacacattcactacggacagtttggaaatcAGCCTtcaagtctttggactgtgggattAAACCGGACTACCCGGATGAAACCCTTGAAACACGCGGAGAACATGcatccctggaggtgtgaagcattTCTTGTTAACATCTAAACCACCATCTAAACCCTTGGGAGGTATATATCATtgaaaatttttaatttttttttagtttgtacaGATTCGAATCAGCCAGCAGCTTCCTAAACGCGTTGAGTTCGTGTATTTTTGTGTAGATGATGGAGCCAGATCTGTCGCTCGGGGATCGCGATGTTCCCTTTCAGATCATTTCGGTGATCGATTGGTTTGGTCTGCGACCTCTTCGTTCGCGTAGCAAGACGCTCAGGGTTTGTCGCGTACAGAGGCGTTCTCCTACGCGTCCGTCAAGAGGAAATCAGTCGGGAGCTTTTCTGCCTTTCTTTACGTTTTGTTGTTGACTTCGGTTTATTGACTGGTACGAGTTTTGATCGACgcgcaaaaaaagaaagggctctgtcttttttgttttcgtGTAGcgagtgagtttttttttgtggggggagTAGGGGGaggctctgtttctctctctctctctctgttctccattgcgcatgttctctctgtctcttctctaCCATCACAACTGCGCCCGAGTCACAACAATcaaccaaaataaatataaatatatttttcctatTAAATACCTCTGTATATCATAACCGAAGCTTAGAAACAGGACCACAGAGTTCAGTATAGTGTCCTGTGTTTGTTTCGCgttgtgtgtaattaaaaaaaaaatagtgcttgGCTAATACACTTAGTTAGCTAAATTTtcggatttaaaaataaagtaaaataaaaatggacgAACACACATACAATTGGAGAGCTTTTCGTCTCAACCAAtgaatataacattatatattatacatatatatatatatgctctgttggtttatttttctcCACGTAACTATAGCTAGCAGCTAGCATTGGTGTCCAAAATCGCTGTTTAGAGCTCGCTTAGCCCAGCTAGTTTATTATTAGCCAGCTAGCACGAGCCCGTGGTGGAATTTTTATCGATTGGacagcgtgtttttttttttttaattattatttaattttgattttattattttttaaaactccaCTAGGACAAAACTGAGAGATGTATTTGTCATTTCGACGGCTTCAGGATTAAGGTCTTTAAGTGGAAGTGAAGTGGGGAGTGTGTGAAAGGCGGCCAACGTCATCAGGCGGCGTTATAACGTTTACAGTTAGCATAACACTCGGGAgttagcatagcatagcatagcataagCGTTGGCACGGTACAGGCAGAAGCATAGCAACAGCAACCGCGCGCGAGTGAGTAGCGATCCGGAGATGCCATGGTGGCTCTAGCTCGCCGCTTTGACCGTGTGGC contains:
- the rfc4 gene encoding replication factor C subunit 4 isoform X1, coding for MLKEKNMQAFLKGSTQGVKPQKDKATASSSGENKRQKPVPWVEKYRPKCVDEVAFQEEVVAVLKKSLEGADLPNLLFYGPPGTGKTSTILAAARELYGPELYRQRVLELNASDERGIQVIREKVKNFAQLTVAGTRTDGKSCPPFKIIILDEADSMTGAAQAALRRTMEKESRTTRFCLICNYVSRIIEPLTSRCSKFRFKPLTNEVQQERLLEICAKENLKYSKEGIDALVKVSEGDLRKAITLLQSTARFGAEKEITESLVIEIAGVVPPKVIENLLQTCYKGNFEKLEVAVKNLVDEGYAATQILSQFHDVIIEEKLGDKQKSVITEKMAVVDKCLVDGADEYLQLLNLCSVIMQQATQSA
- the rfc4 gene encoding replication factor C subunit 4 isoform X2, producing the protein MQAFLKGSTQGVKPQKDKATASSSGENKRQKPVPWVEKYRPKCVDEVAFQEEVVAVLKKSLEGADLPNLLFYGPPGTGKTSTILAAARELYGPELYRQRVLELNASDERGIQVIREKVKNFAQLTVAGTRTDGKSCPPFKIIILDEADSMTGAAQAALRRTMEKESRTTRFCLICNYVSRIIEPLTSRCSKFRFKPLTNEVQQERLLEICAKENLKYSKEGIDALVKVSEGDLRKAITLLQSTARFGAEKEITESLVIEIAGVVPPKVIENLLQTCYKGNFEKLEVAVKNLVDEGYAATQILSQFHDVIIEEKLGDKQKSVITEKMAVVDKCLVDGADEYLQLLNLCSVIMQQATQSA